The proteins below come from a single Burkholderia contaminans genomic window:
- a CDS encoding response regulator transcription factor — protein sequence MRILVVEDDAEIGAAIRNRLARLGHAVDLETDGATAHGLLRVERFDLVVLDANLPGMDGFTVLRHLRASGSTTPVLLVTARSAIDDRVSGLGLGADDYLVKPFDYRELDARVQALLRRNSGHANDVLTLGGLVIDRSSRLAELDGQPLSLSRQEFALLEILASRPQRIFSKDELLNQLFSFGNEPTTNAVEQYVTRVRKKLQGSSVEIRTARGMGYQIAAH from the coding sequence ATGCGCATTCTCGTCGTGGAGGACGATGCCGAAATCGGCGCGGCGATCCGCAACCGCCTGGCGCGGCTCGGCCATGCCGTCGATCTCGAAACCGACGGCGCGACCGCGCACGGGCTGCTGCGCGTCGAGCGCTTCGACCTCGTCGTGCTCGACGCGAACCTGCCCGGCATGGACGGCTTCACGGTGCTGCGCCACCTGCGCGCGTCGGGCAGCACGACGCCCGTGCTGCTCGTCACCGCGCGCTCGGCGATCGACGACCGCGTGAGCGGCCTCGGCCTCGGCGCCGACGACTACCTGGTGAAGCCGTTCGACTACCGCGAGCTCGATGCGCGCGTGCAGGCACTGCTGCGCCGCAACAGCGGCCACGCGAACGACGTGCTGACGCTCGGCGGCCTCGTGATCGACCGCAGCAGCCGCCTCGCGGAACTCGACGGCCAGCCGCTGTCGCTGTCGCGCCAGGAATTCGCGCTGCTCGAAATCCTCGCGAGCCGCCCGCAGCGGATCTTCTCGAAGGACGAACTGCTGAACCAGCTGTTCAGCTTCGGCAACGAGCCGACCACGAACGCGGTCGAGCAGTACGTGACGCGCGTGCGCAAGAAGCTGCAGGGCAGCTCGGTCGAAATCCGTACCGCGCGCGGGATGGGGTACCAGATTGCGGCGCACTGA